Genomic DNA from Hypanus sabinus isolate sHypSab1 chromosome 14, sHypSab1.hap1, whole genome shotgun sequence:
TGGAGGGAACCTACATTCCCGCTAGGTGTCTGAATAAGAGAATAACTCACAAGTAAAGTGAACACACATTTTaaacatttcagttactgcaaaAAACACTGTTAGAAGTTTCTCTTTAATGTTGGACTGATGTAAAAGTAATGCCCTCTGAACAGTTGGGAAAAATGTTTCAGTGCTTTTAAAGCTAAAAGCTAATAAAAACAAATGTTTGTTACCTTCTAATAAGTTATTTTCTTGGAACATTGGAACAGACTGTATAATTTAAATGACAACAAAAATCAAAAATGGACTGAAATTAATATTACAGCCATGTAAAATCTTCAAATTTCTACCTTCTTTTATATTCAACTACTTGCATTGCAGTACTGAAATCATACTCTGCCTTTCAAATCCAAGTATTATTTTACTGAtctctttttgtttttgcagtaCTTTACAGTGCTTTCATTATTTTATTGGATGTTGATTGGGAGCTGATAGGAATAAACTTCAAGACTAAAGGAAAAGGAAAGGGGTTGGGGTCAAATTATATTGCTCTTGCACACAGAACTTTCTACATAGAATCCTAACACATGCACTTCTATGGATTCTCAAGAGATTTTAATTGCACTCAGATCTCCTTCATAACAGTGGTTTACATACTTTATTATCATAATTATTAAAATAAGCAAAAGCTGTGATTTTCATTAAAGATATATCATCTGTGTTACCCATCTCTATATATCTCATGATAAGTTTTGTGTTATAATGGTACTATTTGAATCCATGATGTTGTTCTTTTTCTATGGCACTTGCACCGGATATTGACCACATTATTTATAGAAACAGTTCAAACCAAATGACACTTAAAGGTTAAAAACTTAGGACATACATCTCAACCGACTCTAAATGTTCCCTGTGACAGATAGATGTCTCTTTTATAATGGCACAGattttattacaaattagaggtgGATCTGATTTACCTCTTTGAATGTGATGTCTATCAATAGTAGCGTTCTGTTATCTTTATGCACCAATTCAAAAGTGAAATCTTCAATGTGTTAGGAAGATATTAGAATTTAAACAAAATTGCTATATTTAAACCAAAGTAGgtcaaaattatttaaacttttaTTTTAACAGTCAAGTGTCCTAGCagtagaaaatactggaaatattttgtatatcaaacagcatcaatggagaaagAGATAAGTTTACAATACAGGTTGAAGCCTTTCACTGGAATAATTTTCAATATGGCTATTTCAAGTAACCTTTGCTTTTATTTCCAATATTACTATGCAAAGAACTCTGTTCTTACATCATAGTTGCTTACAAATTTTAGCTTGAACAATGATAAATAAGAATCTGTGTGCATTTTAATCACTAGGAACATGTTTAGAATCCAATCATGGCTCAGATTCTGTTTCTACCTTTTAGAGAACCAAGTTCTTTAGAGGCCATTTTCTGGCTGATATAAGCTTACAGCAAAAATTGTTTAGAAAGTTGAATTAATTTATATCAATTTAGTATCTTCACCGAAGAAGTTGAAAAGAGTGGCTGGTATAAGAAATAAAAAATTTGCACCCAGTGCATTATCCATTCTGCAAGTTCAACTTCAACATGTGTTGCTGAAAAAAAAATGGTTAGAGTTTTACTGATAAATCTGGTCACCAAAAAAGTAATCATTCAAAAAAATCACGCAGCAAACCTGATTACACTTGGCTTTAAGAGTTCTTTCTATTAAACTGCTTGGAAGGTGATGTACACAATTATCTGTATATTTCAGCATAACCTGTCTTTTTTCTTTCATGGCATCATCTTGTTTATCTGTATTACCTTCTATCTTTAATGCTGATGTTCCTTACTTACTATTTAGTCTCATACTGCTCATGAGGAAAAACAAATTAAGCAGATTAAGGGGTGAGGCAACAATATGgaaccacaaaacaataaattactGATTTGAAGCATTCCATTCCTACAAATAGCCTTTCTAAAGGTCAGCTTCACTCTGCTCATAATTGTGGATAAGATACAAATAATCATGTGTTGGCTGAAATGTCACTTGCCAGGTTTCTACTTGTGACTAAATGCAATGAAAAACAAGAGTCCTGTCAGATTTATGAGACTTACCTGAGTATTTATCTTACAAAAACTTTTGTATTCCACCTTAGTTTTTTGTACAACTATTTGATTAAGTACACTGTTTTCATAAAAATTAATCTATTCTATAAATGTCTTCCTCAAATGTTCTTTAGGTGGTCATCTAAGTGATAAATATTTGTGTGTTCACAATAATTAATTCTGATGATTATTCACCAATACTCTGCCTGAGGGTCCTGCCCTCTTACAATCCTTCTTATATTTGACAATCAATCAAACACATAGAATAATCAACAGCAAGCACAGATACCTGATCCAGTTTGTGATCATAGGTGGGAACATAGGTGATGTTTGTTTTGCTTGCTGGCTCAGAGTTGTGAAATCCACAGTGGATCTACAACCAATCAAAAGAGATAATTCAACACAATCTAAGTAGCAACACCAAAGAAAACTTACTAATACAAAGTTGAATAGAGATATAACGGACATAATGTTTATTCTCAGCCTGATAGCTCATATGCCTTTATCTACTGAGCCATTTGATAATAACTGAAAATTTGTAATATGTAATGTAATAATTGAAATTGCTAATCTGATGATTACTGGGTTATACTTACCAATCTGATATTACATATGCTGTATAACATATATTTGAAGTTAATTACTGTTTAATGTGCCTATTTCCCTTAAAGCCAAGATCCTACGTTATACTTGGTAGTGTTACAGAGGTTCATGGTAATATCTGAAATCCAACAATATCACAGCTTAAATTGCTAAGCAGGctaacaccaccaccaccatggATGGTGCAACAGTGTATTATTGTCTTCGGCATTAAGAAACCACATGTGAATTCAACAACAAAACTGCACAACCCTAACGTTTCTCTTTTGCATAACATCCCAAAAATATTAACTTTGCGCACAGCGCTGGGGTCACAATTTAGAAAACTGAACCGGACTCCGATTTAGAACTTGGCTGCAATTTGCATGTATCAAGATCTTGATTGCACGATTCTAGTCACATCGACGATGAATTGAGTCTATGTTGATTAGACTGCGCAGTCATCTGACCTTTCAGTTTAAGATCAATTACAACTAGAGTACCGCCGTCCACTGTTTATCAATGGCCATAAAGTTGAAATGCGAGTTATTAGATCGCGCCTTACTAAAGCTATGTCAAACACTAGCAGCTCAAAAGGCCAACGGTGCGTCTTCCTCGTTTTAATTAAAATTCTGATTCATTGATAGCGCCGTTTCTACATCCTGTCCAGAGCCTCTCATGCATAAGAATGCAAATCGCACCGAAAGTTTCTTTGATATTTAAATATAGCCACCGATATTAAATAAATAGTCTTCGAACCGATTGTTAGCATCACATTATAGTTGTTTCACCGAATACCCAAGCCGTATTAGCAATGCCTTTATTCTGTTTTGGTTTTGGACAGGCTATGTATTAAAAGCTTCAATTATGTTGAGCGATAACTGATGAGGTGGGTGAAGCAATATATCCTGATTTTCAACCTGGCAGGATTTTCTCTCTTTTCCGTTATTTTTGCACACATTAAGCCACGCTCTTTCGGCAACGTCTCCTTGCTTTCgctgagattttttttctgtctctgtcaTCACTTTCTGGCTGTCACCAAAAGCTGCCCCACAcctctgctccctcccctcccctcgccGCGCAAGCGCCGCTCAGTGCTGCCGCAGCCTCACTGCGTTCCGGCCGCTTCGGCACTGCGCTCTTCAACTTTCGTCCGGCAACTGCAGCTCCCCACAGCCCACATCGTGCGTCTCCTCCCGGCCCTCTCTTGAAAAAAGTCACGGTAATGATACGCCACCCGCCGCTGCAGCAACCTCTCCTTCAAAACAGCAATGTTTCACTGAAATGTAACGGAAACACGGCTATGCGTTTGGTTTCAAACCCGAAGGTGCCTCGTTAAAGCGTGCTTTGTTTTACACATATTTATCACCGACACCCGAGCGCTGGCTTTGCGGGAAAGAGGCACATAACGAAAAGCTTAACCTTTATCACGTTTATAAATAAATAGTTTCCTTAAACAAATGCTACGTTATATGCACATCAAACTCACATTTAGCCTCGGTCTCTCTTTCTCAGACAAATATGAGCTTTTACTACCCCTGCTGTGTCTGTATAAAAGACGAATTTTAAAACCACGCATTCTTTGAAAGCGAAGGGGGTGCTTGTTATATTTTTAATCGAAtatgcatacacacacatatatattcttCATAAATAGCAATCTACTTTCGAGAAGCTGCTTCAGACGGAAGACTAGTAATCGAATGCACGGCATGAGATAAAACAGGAAGAGTATGTGGAAAAATTTTAAAATGCCACTAATCTGCTCAAGAAGAAAATGACATTGAACTAAAACGAATAGAACTGCTGGAAAAAGGAAGCAAATGAGGGAAAAGATTGATGATGTAGAAAAAAGGAATCTCTGCATTTCCTGACCGTGCATCAGTTCCTTTTTACTCGTGTAGGTGACGCTACCTCAAATGAGTCAGAAAACTCTCACATTCACCCACACTCCAAGCGGGATGGCATACAAAAGAGGGAGGGAGCGAGAAATCGGAACTCTGCTGTTAACCTGAATCCACAGCCAACAGCGTGCAGATATAGGAGGGAAAGCGTCGGAATTGCAGATCTCCAGCCCGAGGGAGAGGACGTTATTGCTTCCACTCTGTTAGACTCCGATCCTTTGAGAAACATCGGCATTGGAGCCGGATTTGCGCTATAACCCTACAGCTACGCTCTGAATACAGAAGGGTGAATTGTACGGGGAAGGCAAGCCGAACTTCAACTGCAGGAATAGCAACGAACTACTCAGCAGAGCAAGACTAATCGAATAACAAGGACTTTTCCCCCTTTAAGTGGAGGATTCAGCACACAGAAAGGACTGCGTCAGAGAACCAAATACAGTTCAAGGGGTTGGAATCAGAAAACTTGCTCTTGTGAAAGTACGACAACCAAATCACTCTTTAATTGGTGAGGTTTTGTTTATTCGACTGCTCGGACTCAATCCAGAAGCCACTAGCGGACGCCGTTTGCCTTAAAAGATCCGCATCGTGAGATCAGCTCGCTCTCATTCGGATTTCTGATTTATCAGCCAGGATTTCCCAATCCATGTTCAATCCGGATGAATATCTGCATCTAGACGCATCTTGGCAGCTCACCCCCTTGTACCGTTTCCCTGGGCTGAATACGAATAAGAAAGTCATTAGCTGCAATCCTTATTCTGCTGGACTCCTTCCTGTCTAAATCTTCTTGAGCACGGAGAAAGACATTACGTTCACAGTAATTTTATAAAcgccctttcaactttctgcccGGGTTCCAGACCGCTTTCCGCTATTCAGTAGCTGTCTCCCGAGCCAGTCAGGAACGGGCGAAGAGGGAGGgcaggggagggaaaggaaggagagaagagagtgtgaggtagagagagagagagagagagagagagagagagagagagggagagagggggggggggagagagggggggagagagagagagagagagagagagagagggagggagagagagagagagagagagagagagggaagagtgtGCAGAGAAAGGGAAAGACTGCAATAGCAAGGTTGGGGCACTCAGAGTGCTGCACACACAGTTCACAGTAACCACTAGCATGCAGGTAAAACACCACCAACTGCGGATGCAGGGCAAACTTGGAACAGCGTGAATGAAAAGGCACGTCCCAAGCACTAAAACGGATTCAGGTGACAATTTTTATTAAATGCTTCTCCTTTACTGCGTCGTTGTCCCGCAAACTGCATTCGTTTGACCGGAATAGAGAGAGTCAGTTTGAAGAAGAGGGATGTCAAAGCTAAAGCGGTGTTTCTGTGAGTCCCGATGCCGGTGAGTGTTTCCGCGGTTCACTTTATTGAGTGTTGCCGGACTGTTGAAACGGACAATAGGAACCGTGTTCAGTGCAATTaatctgtggagggagagtggcggtggtggtggtggtggagggggaaaaTACTTGGAGAGATGAGTTTCAGTGTACCACTGGTGCTTTTGCTGCTGATCGCCGCCGTCCTGGTGAGCGCAAAGCAAGCGCTCCGCTACCGGATCACCGAGGAGGGAGCAGCCGACGTGCGGATCGGCAACGTGGCCAGCGACTTGGGCATCGTGGCGGGCTCGGGAGAGGTGACTTTCAGCCTGGAGTCCGGCTCCGAGTACTTTAAGATCGACAACATAACGGGCGAGCTGAGCACTACCGGCCGGCGCATCGACCGCGAGAAGCTGCCGCAGTGCCAGCGCATCTTCGACGCGAACGAGTGCTTCATCGACTTCGAAGTGTCAGTGATCGGTCCAGCGCAGAGCTGGGTCGACCTCCACGACGGCCAGGTGGTGGTGGACGATATCAACGACAACGCTCCCGCCTTCCCTTCGCCCGTGCTCACGCTGACCGTGGAGGAGAACCGGCCGGTGGGCACCCTCTACCTCCTGCCCACCGCCACTGACCGCGACTTCGGCACCAATGGCATAGAGCGGTACGAACTGCTGCAACTGCAGGACGAGAGTGGTCAGGCATCCAGGCGAGGGTTGGAACCGGCGCGGGGAGGCAGCGGCAAGGAGCTGGCTCCCGGCGGTGGTGGCGGGGCCAGCGACGACCCGGGGCCGGGCGGCAACAGCGTGTTTGAGCTCCAGGTGGCCGATACCCCCGACGGGGGCAAACAACCTCAACTGATCGTCAAGGGGGCTCTGGACAGGGAGCTGCGCGACTCCTACGAGCTGAGGCTGCGGGCGAGCGATGGCGGGCGGTCCCCTCGCTCCTCCAGCGCCCTGCTGAGGGTGCTCATCTCGGACGTGAATGACAACAGCCCACGCTTCGAGCGGCAGCTCTATGAGGCCAGGCTGCCAGAGAATAGCCCGGCGGGCAGCCGCATCTTACAGCTGCGAGCTGGCGATCCGGACACCGGGGTGAACGGTCAGGTGGAGTACGCTTTCGGCGGGGCGAGCGAAGCGGCCCGGCGGCTGCTGCGTTTGGACGAGAACAGCGGCTGGCTGAGTGTGCTGCGCCGGATCGACCGCGAGGAGGTGAGCCAGCTCCGCTTCGGCGTCCTGGCCCGCGACCGGGGCCAGCCCCCCCGCACGGACCGGGCCACCGTGCTGCTGGCCATTGGCGACCAGAATGACAATGCGCCGCTCGTTGACATCCGCAAAATCGGGCGCATCGTGGTGCGCGACGGCGCCGCCAGCGTGGCCGAGGACGTGCTGGTGGACACCCCGGTGGCTCTGGTGCAAGTGTCGGACCGCGACCAGGGCGAGAATGGCGCCGTGACCTGCACAGTGGTCGGAGACGTGCCATTCCAGCTGAGGCCGGCCAGCGAGACGGACACCGaccagcagcagcaacaacagcaaCAGCAGCCGAGGAAGAAGAAGTACTTCCTGCACACTTCGGCCCCGCTGGACTACGAGTCGGTAAGGGAATACTCTGTTGTAATCGTGGCCGTGGACTCGGGCAGCCCCAGCTTGTCCAGCAACAACTCCCTGCTGGTTAGAGTGGCGGACGTCAACGACAACCCGCCCATCTTCCCGCGGGCCGTCTACCGGCTGTCCATCCCTGAGAATAACTTGCCCGGCGACCTGGTCGCCGCTGTAGTGGCCACTGACGCCGACGACGGCAAGAACGCCGAACTGGGCTACTCGCTGGACGCGGCGGCCGCCGGCGTTTTCTCCATCGACCCGGTCAAGGGCGCCATTCGAGCCAATCTGGTGCTCGACCGGGAACAGACTGAGCGGTACGAGTTCCGAGTGATGGCTCGGGACCGTGGCACCCCCTCCCTGCAGGGCAGCGCCACCgtggtggtccaggtgcaggacaCCAATGACAACGAGCCCCGCTTCATGCAGGACCTCTTCACTTTCTACGTGAAGGAGAACTTGCCGCCCAACAGCCCGGTCGGCATGGTGACTGTAATGGACGCCGACCAGGGCAAGAACGCCGAGATGAGTCTCTTCATTGAAGAGGACAACAACGTGTTCTCCATAGACAACGACACCGGTACCATCTACTCCACCGTCTCCTTCGACAGGGAGCAGCAGACCACCTACTCTTTCAAAGTGAAGGCCGTGGATGGAGGAGAGCCCCCGAAATCCTCCACGGCTATGATATCGCTATATGTCATGGATGATAATGACAATGCACCCACCATCACTTTCCCCAAAAACGCATCTTACACCTTGCTGCCTCCCTCCAGTAACTTAAGGACAGTAGTGGCCACAGTTCTGGccacagacagtgacactggCATTAACGCTGACCTCAACTATAGCATTATTGGAGGAAACCCCTTTAAACTTTTTGAGATTGATTCCGCCAGTGGAGTCATCTCGTTGGTGGGGAAGCTAACTCAGAAGCACTATGGGTTACACCGGTTGGTGGTGCAGGTCAATGACAGTGGCCAGCCTTCCCAATACACCACTGCAATGGTCCATGTGTTTGTGAATGAGAGTGTTTCCAATGCTACCATAGTGGAAGCTCAGATAGCAAGGAGTCTTCGCACTTCCCTGAAACAAGATATTGCAGGTGACCCAAATTATGAGATGAGCAAGCAAAGACTCAGCATTGTTATTGGAGTTGTTGCTGGTGTCATGACAGTGATATTAATCATCTTAGTTGTGGTTTTGGCAAGATACTGTAGACCAAAAAAAAGCAAGAATGGATACGAGGCTGGCAAAAAAGACCCTGAAGACTTTTTCACACCCCAACAGCATGACAAGTCTAAGAAACCCAAAAAGGACAAAAAGAACAAAAAGGCCAAACAACCTCTGTACAGTAGCATTGTGACTGTGGAAGCATCAAAACCAAATGGACAGAGATATGACAGTGCGCATGAGAAGCTTACAGAGAGTCCTGGCATGGGATGTTATCACTCCATGAATGGTGGGCCAGGGAGTCCTGATCTCGGAAGGCATTACAAATCCAGCTCTCCATTGCCAACAGTTCAGCTTCACCCCCAGTCACCTACTGCAGGGAAGAAGCATCAGGCAGTGCAAGAACTCCCACCGGCCAATACTTTCGTAGGCACAGGAGATAACATCTCAATTGAATCAGATCATTGCTCGGAATACAGCTGTCAGACCAATAACAAGTACAGCAAGCAGGTAAGAAGCAATAATTACCAATATAATGTCTCAGTGCTCAGATGAAAGAAATCAAAATGCAGAATCTTGTTTTCATTTGTTGATATATGCAAATGTTTTAATGATGTATATGCTTTCATAATTGATTTCCATAAGCCTGTACTGTTACAAAATAGAATTAGAACTTAGTAAAATTTCAGATGAATTAATTTTTGAATAATTGAAATCCTACATTTATGCAGTTGAATCGATAAATGTGAAGGTAAAAATAACTAAACACTTTCAGGCAGTTGTAAGTGTGCTGTTTGGGGACTTCAGCTTGTGTAATGTCACTGTACTTAATTTCATTTTGTGCTTGGGTTTCTTCTCTTTTTCTGCCTCTTTATTCTCTCCAAGTCAAAGAGAATCAGTTCCTCACAGATCTAGTTTACATTGACAAATACACAAATGTACATTCATGTACTGCTATTCATCAGGTGCAAGGTAACCAAgtaagaaagaaaattaatctgtGGAGATTTCTTTAAATTGTTGGTATTTGGAACATTAAAATTTAATCATATCACAGTCATTGCTGGTAAAATTCAGGCAATATGGATGCCATTTTGAAAACAATCTCTAGGGAGTTCTCTTTACGTTTATAAACATGTCTGTCTTCACGTATTTATCATTATATAGATCAGCAAAGCTGATGCTTTAATAGCTATAGAACTGCAGCTCAGATATCCTGGGATGGAGACCATTTATAGTGGCATTCATGTGTTAGACCTTATTACCGTGTAAGCATTTAGGGAAGACATTTATTAGTTTAAATTACCAAAAATATCAAAGGTGTTGGTGATTGATACAATTTAACTACTTCATTAGGATCTGAGAATACTTATCTATGCTTAGTTTTCTATGAACTTTGTGGACACCATTAATCAAAGTTTCAATACTTTGTATAAAGTAGTTTGTAATGTACTATCATGTAGAAATATTTCTGTAACCTTGAAAGTTTTAAAATGATTTTGTTTTTCCACAGTTTTTTGGGAATGTTTGAAATCAGACCTTATTATAAGTTTTATATTGCCATTCGAGCATTTGTAGAATTCTAAATGTTCTTCTAAATACTTTAAAATAGAATTCTGACATTATTCTGATACTAATGCTTTTAAAGTTCTTAATGTTTTCAGAAGTTGAATTTTGTGACTTACTACTTTTTGTAAATATGTGTTGAATTGTAGGTCAGTCTCTCATATCAAACTACAGACAAAAAAATCTGAGCTTTGCTGCTCTTCTGGATTTGTTTCTTGTCTTTGGACTATGTCAGTTTTTTTGTTCCTTAGCCGCTGACTCCATTCAGTAACTGCAAAATGCCTAGAGCCTGAAGTAGACTGTTCAGAAAGTTGGTGTCATAGTTGACCTCAAAGTGAGTTCTGACCACAACCTGCTGGCAACACCAAGTCTACATAATTCTACCTCCAAAACATTGCCTGATCTGCCCTGCCTCAGTTCAGCTCTGCTAGAAATACTTGTCAGTGCCTTTGGTTACCTGTGAACTTGATGATTCTAACTGACTGCTAGCCAATATTAACATGTTCTATATTCTCCACAACCTCAAGAATATAAGTTCAGTTAAACCATCTCTCATTCTCATTAATCTACATTAGTTCCAATTTGCATAATGTCATAATTCTAAAATTCCCACCTTGTTTTCAGATCCCTACATGGCTTTACTCTCTTTATCTCCGTATTCTCCTTCAGTCCTGTGGCACTGGAATATCTGCACTTCTCCAATTCTGGCCTTCTATGTAGTCCTGGCTTTAGTTCACAATTGATGGTTGCTTTTCTGCAGCCAAGACTTTACAATCTGTAATTCTCTTGCTCAATCTCTTTGTTTCTCTATCTCTTCTTTCTCTTTGAAGATACTCCATAAGAGCCATTTCTTTGATCATACTTTTGGTCATTTGCCCTAATGTTCTCCTTTGACTCAGTTTCAAATGCAGCATGGTGGTCCTGCTGTGAAGTGCCTAGGGATGTTTATTAAGTTGGAATATGCTATACATGGAAGTAGTTGTTTGTTGCATTTATATAAAACCAGATGTCACAGTAgttaaacttttttttatcaattagaAATTATGTTGAATGTAGAACTAATTAAATAGAAGTCATACTTTATAAAGCAGCCCTTTATACAAACACCAAAATTCAGTTGTATGACTAATCTGCATTCtctatttattaatttaatttgtgGCAGGGCAATTGAGGTCAAAATAGCACCTttgtatattgagtttgatgtaAATCGTAGTCTTTCAATGCATGAATCTGTTGTGCATTATGTGTTTATTTCTCTGTTTTCATGTTAAGTAAATTTACTGTGGTGTTCTTATGGCAGAGactttcaaaataaaaataatgaaatgagctTTATGACAAGTGTGAGAAATTCTAATAACAATTCAAGTCTGTCTTATTTGTGTTTTGCATTGTAATGCCATATCAAAATGCTTTTAATTAAGGAAATAGATCTCTTTTAATTTGTATTCGTGAGTATATCCATATTTTTTGAAGTTTTGCAATACACAAGAAAAGCTTCTTGTCTACTGATCTTGCAGTGCACGTGTACAAATCTAGGCAGGGAATTTAACACCTTCTCAAAAAGAACTGGAAACTTCTTCACGAGTTTTAATGAGAACTTAGTTGTGAAACTGCAAAATGTGAAGTAAAAGACATATTATGTTCAACACAGAATTGCCACGTGCTGGAATATACTATACTGTCAATTATTCTCATGATCATTGTTAACTTAGGTAATGTACACAATAATGATACTGCGTAGAGCAGAGTGAACTTGGCACAGTGATAACTTAATGATAATAAATGCTAAAAATAA
This window encodes:
- the pcdh7b gene encoding protocadherin-7b isoform X1, with amino-acid sequence MSFSVPLVLLLLIAAVLVSAKQALRYRITEEGAADVRIGNVASDLGIVAGSGEVTFSLESGSEYFKIDNITGELSTTGRRIDREKLPQCQRIFDANECFIDFEVSVIGPAQSWVDLHDGQVVVDDINDNAPAFPSPVLTLTVEENRPVGTLYLLPTATDRDFGTNGIERYELLQLQDESGQASRRGLEPARGGSGKELAPGGGGGASDDPGPGGNSVFELQVADTPDGGKQPQLIVKGALDRELRDSYELRLRASDGGRSPRSSSALLRVLISDVNDNSPRFERQLYEARLPENSPAGSRILQLRAGDPDTGVNGQVEYAFGGASEAARRLLRLDENSGWLSVLRRIDREEVSQLRFGVLARDRGQPPRTDRATVLLAIGDQNDNAPLVDIRKIGRIVVRDGAASVAEDVLVDTPVALVQVSDRDQGENGAVTCTVVGDVPFQLRPASETDTDQQQQQQQQQPRKKKYFLHTSAPLDYESVREYSVVIVAVDSGSPSLSSNNSLLVRVADVNDNPPIFPRAVYRLSIPENNLPGDLVAAVVATDADDGKNAELGYSLDAAAAGVFSIDPVKGAIRANLVLDREQTERYEFRVMARDRGTPSLQGSATVVVQVQDTNDNEPRFMQDLFTFYVKENLPPNSPVGMVTVMDADQGKNAEMSLFIEEDNNVFSIDNDTGTIYSTVSFDREQQTTYSFKVKAVDGGEPPKSSTAMISLYVMDDNDNAPTITFPKNASYTLLPPSSNLRTVVATVLATDSDTGINADLNYSIIGGNPFKLFEIDSASGVISLVGKLTQKHYGLHRLVVQVNDSGQPSQYTTAMVHVFVNESVSNATIVEAQIARSLRTSLKQDIAGDPNYEMSKQRLSIVIGVVAGVMTVILIILVVVLARYCRPKKSKNGYEAGKKDPEDFFTPQQHDKSKKPKKDKKNKKAKQPLYSSIVTVEASKPNGQRYDSAHEKLTESPGMGCYHSMNGGPGSPDLGRHYKSSSPLPTVQLHPQSPTAGKKHQAVQELPPANTFVGTGDNISIESDHCSEYSCQTNNKYSKQPFRRVTFSVVSQPQDPHQGSLQSCYDSGLEESETPSSKSSSGPRLGSLPLPEDNYERTTPDGSVGEAEHMENDSRPLPDVALTGKCTRECDEFGHSDSCWMPVRTSPERRKKNQPKFSTFMPVTDRGSQEKLPNGTPQIIGDRNRNLLNKRLTSSYENFNTATYGKNEEGNPEDIPLTQTADFKPSSVSQLTRREVYL
- the pcdh7b gene encoding protocadherin-7b isoform X2 produces the protein MSFSVPLVLLLLIAAVLVSAKQALRYRITEEGAADVRIGNVASDLGIVAGSGEVTFSLESGSEYFKIDNITGELSTTGRRIDREKLPQCQRIFDANECFIDFEVSVIGPAQSWVDLHDGQVVVDDINDNAPAFPSPVLTLTVEENRPVGTLYLLPTATDRDFGTNGIERYELLQLQDESGQASRRGLEPARGGSGKELAPGGGGGASDDPGPGGNSVFELQVADTPDGGKQPQLIVKGALDRELRDSYELRLRASDGGRSPRSSSALLRVLISDVNDNSPRFERQLYEARLPENSPAGSRILQLRAGDPDTGVNGQVEYAFGGASEAARRLLRLDENSGWLSVLRRIDREEVSQLRFGVLARDRGQPPRTDRATVLLAIGDQNDNAPLVDIRKIGRIVVRDGAASVAEDVLVDTPVALVQVSDRDQGENGAVTCTVVGDVPFQLRPASETDTDQQQQQQQQQPRKKKYFLHTSAPLDYESVREYSVVIVAVDSGSPSLSSNNSLLVRVADVNDNPPIFPRAVYRLSIPENNLPGDLVAAVVATDADDGKNAELGYSLDAAAAGVFSIDPVKGAIRANLVLDREQTERYEFRVMARDRGTPSLQGSATVVVQVQDTNDNEPRFMQDLFTFYVKENLPPNSPVGMVTVMDADQGKNAEMSLFIEEDNNVFSIDNDTGTIYSTVSFDREQQTTYSFKVKAVDGGEPPKSSTAMISLYVMDDNDNAPTITFPKNASYTLLPPSSNLRTVVATVLATDSDTGINADLNYSIIGGNPFKLFEIDSASGVISLVGKLTQKHYGLHRLVVQVNDSGQPSQYTTAMVHVFVNESVSNATIVEAQIARSLRTSLKQDIAGDPNYEMSKQRLSIVIGVVAGVMTVILIILVVVLARYCRPKKSKNGYEAGKKDPEDFFTPQQHDKSKKPKKDKKNKKAKQPLYSSIVTVEASKPNGQRYDSAHEKLTESPGMGCYHSMNGGPGSPDLGRHYKSSSPLPTVQLHPQSPTAGKKHQAVQELPPANTFVGTGDNISIESDHCSEYSCQTNNKYSKQMSHLHPDVLHLSMRL
- the pcdh7b gene encoding protocadherin-7b isoform X3, whose protein sequence is MSFSVPLVLLLLIAAVLVSAKQALRYRITEEGAADVRIGNVASDLGIVAGSGEVTFSLESGSEYFKIDNITGELSTTGRRIDREKLPQCQRIFDANECFIDFEVSVIGPAQSWVDLHDGQVVVDDINDNAPAFPSPVLTLTVEENRPVGTLYLLPTATDRDFGTNGIERYELLQLQDESGQASRRGLEPARGGSGKELAPGGGGGASDDPGPGGNSVFELQVADTPDGGKQPQLIVKGALDRELRDSYELRLRASDGGRSPRSSSALLRVLISDVNDNSPRFERQLYEARLPENSPAGSRILQLRAGDPDTGVNGQVEYAFGGASEAARRLLRLDENSGWLSVLRRIDREEVSQLRFGVLARDRGQPPRTDRATVLLAIGDQNDNAPLVDIRKIGRIVVRDGAASVAEDVLVDTPVALVQVSDRDQGENGAVTCTVVGDVPFQLRPASETDTDQQQQQQQQQPRKKKYFLHTSAPLDYESVREYSVVIVAVDSGSPSLSSNNSLLVRVADVNDNPPIFPRAVYRLSIPENNLPGDLVAAVVATDADDGKNAELGYSLDAAAAGVFSIDPVKGAIRANLVLDREQTERYEFRVMARDRGTPSLQGSATVVVQVQDTNDNEPRFMQDLFTFYVKENLPPNSPVGMVTVMDADQGKNAEMSLFIEEDNNVFSIDNDTGTIYSTVSFDREQQTTYSFKVKAVDGGEPPKSSTAMISLYVMDDNDNAPTITFPKNASYTLLPPSSNLRTVVATVLATDSDTGINADLNYSIIGGNPFKLFEIDSASGVISLVGKLTQKHYGLHRLVVQVNDSGQPSQYTTAMVHVFVNESVSNATIVEAQIARSLRTSLKQDIAGDPNYEMSKQRLSIVIGVVAGVMTVILIILVVVLARYCRPKKSKNGYEAGKKDPEDFFTPQQHDKSKKPKKDKKNKKAKQPLYSSIVTVEASKPNGQRYDSAHEKLTESPGMGCYHSMNGGPGSPDLGRHYKSSSPLPTVQLHPQSPTAGKKHQAVQELPPANTFVGTGDNISIESDHCSEYSCQTNNKYSKQIQGLCPM